From the genome of Acinetobacter sp. TR3:
GCAACCATACCTGTAATCGAACGGTCACCAATGGTGATCAAGAATGATTTAGACGCAACTGTTGGATTTTTCAATACGCGGAAGATCGCATCTTTCAAATCAACTTTTGCAGCATCAAAGTCATTGCCTGTACGCTCAATCGTTTCATACGAACGTTGCATACGCGGTGTACCGCCTAAGATCACCTGCATTGGGATATCAACAGGCTTGTTCTCAAACAAAGGATCTTCAACAGTTAAGTGGCGCGCTTCAGTCGCCTCACCAAGTACTGCAAACGGACAACGTTCACGTGCACAAATTTCTTCAAATTGTTCTAAAGACTCTGGACGAATGGCAAGCACATAACGCTCTTGCGCTTCATTTGACCAGATTTCCATCGGGCTCATACCTGGCTCTAATGATGGAATTTTACGCAGGTTAAGCACTGCACCCAACTCATGATCATTCACAAGTTCTGGCATAGCATTAGATACACCACCTGCACCCACATCATGTACAGACACAATTGGGTTAAAGTCTTCTAAGCGCCAACACGTATCAATCACTTCTTGGCAACGGCGTTCCATTTCTGGGTTTTCACGTTGTACAGAAGCAAAGTCTAAACTCTCGCCCATGGTACCGCTGTCTACAGAAGACGCTGCGCCACCGCCAAGACCGATCAACATTGCAGGACCGCCCAATACAATGAGCAAGTCACCCGGTTGGATCGCATCTTTTTCAACATGGTCAGGACGGATGTTACCGTAACCACCAGCAATCATGATTGGCTTATGGAAGCCTTTCACGTCACCATTGACATTTTGTTCAAAAGTACGGAAATAACCATTCAATGCAGGGCGACCGAATTCGTTGTTAAACGCAGCACCGCCGAGTGGACCTTCAATCATGATTTGTAATGGCGATGCCATACGTGAAGGTTTACCGTAATTATCTTCCCAAGGTTGTTCAAAACCAGGGATATTTAAGTTTGAAACCGTAAAGCCTGTTAGACCTGCTTTTGGTTTACCACCACGACCTGTTGCACCTTCATCACGGATTTCACCGCCCGAACCTGTTGCAGCACCTGCAAATGGAGCGATTGCAGTTGGATGGTTGTGTGTTTCAACTTTCATTAAAATATGAGCAGCTTGGCTCTTATATTTATAAACGAAATGACCATTTTCATCCGCTTTTGGATAAAAACGCATGGTGTCATAACCCACGATCACAGATGCGTTATCTTTATATGCTGATAACACATCCGTTGGTGATTCTTTATAGGTATTTTTAATCATTTGGAACAATGATAATGGCTGTTTTTCACCATCAATTGTCCATTCAGAACCAAAGATTTTATGACGACAGTGTTCAGAGTTTGCTTGTGCAAACATCATCAATTCGATGTCGTTTGGATTACGACCGAGTTTGGTAAATGCTGCAACTAAATAATCAATTTCTTCGTCAGAAAGTGCAAAACCAAATTCATTATTCGCTTTTACTAACGCTTCTTTACCTTGGCTCAAAATATCAATTGAGTTCAATGGCTTCGGCGCTGTTTCTAAGAATAAAGCTTTTGCATCATCAATCTGAGCAAAAACACTCTCTGTCATACGGTCATGTAATGCCAATTTCACTTCGTTCGAAATCTCTTTCACACCTTTCAGTGTAAATAACAGACCACGCTCTAAACGGTGAATGGGTGTATTACAGTTTTGGAAAATATCCGTTGCTTTAGATGACCACGGAGAAATTGTGCCCACACGTGGTGTCACTAAAATTTGGATTTCATCACTTGCAGCTTGGCGAAGTTCGAAAGATTGACCATCGTTTAAAAGTTGTAATGCCGATTGATGTTGCTGCTCGTTGAGCGCTTGATCAAACAAATAAACCCACTGGCTGTCAAAAGATTGAACAGAACTCATTGACGCTAAACGGTTTAAGAGTTGAGCTTTCTTAAAAGAAGAATGTGCTGATGCACCGGCCACGATAAACATGTTGACTTTGGCTCCACGGGCGGGTCTAAAGAACCTACCACAATGTGACTTATGAGAGAGCGCATATTCTACTGTGAAAGCCTTCTTTCAGCTAGACATATCCATCTTAAAAATCAGTGTTTTCTATCTCAACTCACTTAATTTATTGTAGCTTTATAGGTTTTACGATATTCGTAACAATTCATTTAGTTTGATAAATTCCACTTTCAACTGAATAACAGTAAAGTGAGACAAACTGATTTATAAGTGAGTTGAACAAATTTTAGTGAGAATCATATCGTTAACTAGTTTGCCATTACGTCCTACATGATTTGTACCTTTTCAGCGTGAGGCAGATCAGCAAGCGTGCAACGAGGCACTTGAGAGCATAGATGGAATTACCTTGATATTTTAGCAACTAAATTAGCTAAGTTTAATAATCCTAACCCCCATCTCCTTAAGCCGCTTTATAACCGCAGCAGCTAGCTCATCATCACAAATTGGAAGATCAAACTCACGCCCCTCTGAATTGCGATAACATAACATTTCAGAAACAGGAGTCTGCTCAATAAAATAATTATCTAGGTTTTGACCTCTACCAAATAAAAAGTCTTCAACTATTATAACTAATGCGGTATTTTCCATATTTTCTTACTCCTATGGTTTCGGATACTTACCAAAACTAGGATAAAAATTGTGTTATCTGTATCTCTAGACCCAAAAAATTCGTGTTGGAGTTGGTTTAGCTTGACTATTAATTTTAACTCTAGGAGATATCGCGCGTTGATTGTCTCGTTCCACTCCTTGCGAAGTATACTTCTCAGGTTGAATCCCAAACTAGTTTACCTTTAACAAATTTATCATTTTCACTTCAACACATATATTTGCTACACAACAATCCTAACTCAGACGCAAAGTATTTTAAACGCCAAACCATGTCGCCCTGCACTAGTGCTTTAATCTTTTTTTTGGCATGATGAAAATGAACTCATAGTGAATAATGATGAATGGAACAAATGCGTTGGTTGGAATTGCTGTCTGCAATTCGTTTAGGCAGTAAAAAAAGCAGTACCGAATTGGCTCGAAGCCCCTTCCACAAAGATTATGACAGAATTATATTTTCCCAAAGTTTTCGTCAACTCAATAGAAAAACACAGGTTCATCCACTTACACAACATGACGGCATTCATACTCGACTGACTCATTCGCTAGAAGTTTCTTGTATTGGTCGTTCGCTAGGCATGCTTGCTGCTGAAAAAATCAAAGATGAATTACCAATGTGGATTTCACCAGCAGACGTTGGCGCAATCATTCAAGCTGCTTGCTTAGCGCATGATATTGGGAATCCACCTTTTGGTCATGCAGGTGAATATGCAATTCGTGAATGGTTTGATGATGCATCACATCGTGACTTTCTCAGCCAATTAACGCCCGAAGAATCCGCTGATGTACGTCAATTCGAAGGTAATGCCCAAGGACTTCGCTTGCTTAGTCGGATTGATTACCATCCTGATGATGGTGGTATGCGTTTGACCTGTGCCACACTCGGTGCTTATTTAAAATACCCATGGTTATCTAAAACCATTGAAGAACAAGGCGATACACCCTCGCACCAAAGAGCAAAATTTGGTTGCTATCAATCTGAAAAAGAAATTTTAAAACAGTTAGCAGAGCAACTCGGTCTCATTCAGCTCGGTGACTATCATTATTGTCGTCATCCACTCACCTATTTATTAGAAGCTGCAGATGATATTTGCTACGCACTCATTGATTTAGAAGATGGCATTATTCTGAACATGTTGCACTATGCCGAAGTTGAGCCAATCTTTCTGAATCTAATTGCGGATTATGGTTATCCAGAAGAATTACATTTACCGCATACCACATGGCAGCAAAAAATCGCAGCTTTACGTGGGCGAGTGATGAAACGTCTAGTCGATGAAGTCACCACTGCTTTTGCCAAGCATCATTATGAAATTATCACAGGTCAACTCAAAGGCAGCCTTTTACAATATTGCTCACCCGATATTGAAACTGGCATTCAAACGGCGAAGAATCTTGCCAGAGATCGAATTTTTGAACATCCTCAAAAATCAGGTTTAGAAATTATCGCACACCAGAGTTTACAAACGATTTTGGATGCTTTTATCCCATTAACCATGCCACATAAGACCTTGAGCTTTAAAGAACAACGTTTGATGTCTATTTTGCAACATTCAGGCGTAAATCTACAAAACAACCACTATAATAATATTATGCAAGTCCTCGATATTATTAGTAAGTTCTCAGACCACCAAGCCTATAGCTTGGCGCAAGAGTTACAGGGAAATAAAGTAGGTTTTTTTTAAATTAACAAATCACTATTCGTGTGCCATAATGGCACATAAAGTTCAATTTAGTAGGTGAATCATGTCAGCCTATCATCCCCGAATTACAGCTCGTGTTGATGAGCAAACACAAGCGTTATTGCTGCAAGCTGCCAATTTATTGGGTATGCCAAGTTTGAATGCATTTGTGCTCAGTGCCGCAATTGAAAAGGCGAAACAAGTTCTGATTCAAGAGAAAAGCTTACAACTCAATGAAAAAGATGCATTGGCATTAATAACAGCATTGGATCAACCTATTCAAGTTCATTCAAAACTCAAACAAGCGGCTCAACATTATCATCAAACACAAGAATGAATATTATTTTACTGGATAAACAACAGCATGATCGGCAACGTTTTGACTGCAAAAATCAGGTGTTGAATCAGTATTTAAATCAAATCGCTAGCCAAGAAGCAAAAAAAGACAATGCCCGAACCTATGTCCTCATTGATCCCGTCAACCCTGCATGGATTATGGGATTTTATACATTAACCATGACCTCATTAGACCTGTCATCGTTGCCACAAAGCTTGCAAAAAAAACATGCTTCTGTGCATTCAGCAGGTTTAATTGCACGTTTGGCAGTGGATCATCGTTATCAGAAGCAAGGTCTAGGGGCAATTTTATTATTAGATGCCTTACACCGCCTATATCAAGCGAGTGCAATTGTGGCATTTCCACTGGTATTAGTTGATGCAAAAGATGGAATTGCTGAATTTTATCAACAATACGGATTTCAGGCATTGAGCCAATATCCAAACAAACTGTTTATGACAATGAAAGACATTGCTCATAACATTTCAACCTAATTTTTTAAATCATTTTACTTTAGAAGATAATTTCATGATCGGATGTTTAATTGGCGAAGTGTTTGCCCTAGAAGCCCCAACCGTATTGCTGAATGTAAACGGCGTTGGTTATGAAATAGATACGCCGCTTTCAACATTTTGCCAATTACAAAAAGGACAAAAAGTCACTTTATGGACACATTTGGTGGTTCGAGAAGATGCGCAACAACTGTATGGTTTTAGTGATACGCAAGAGAAAATTATTTTCCGTACTTTACTCAAGGTCAATGGTGTCGGCCCTAAAATGGCGCTCGGTATTCTTTCAACATTGAGCGTGGATATGCTCATCCATACAGTCGAACATGGTGATGTAAAAACACTGGTTAAAGTACCTGGTGTTGGTGCGAAAACAGCAGAACGTTTAATGATAGAACTGCGTGATCGTTTTAAAGCATTCTCAAGTACGACCGTTTCAAATAATTCAACATCAACCCAAATACAGTTCACTGGAAACTCTGCTGTTGCAGAAGCAGAAGCCGCTTTACAATCGCTTGGCTATAAACCACTTGAAGCACAAAAACTAATTCAAGCTGTTAAAGCTGACTTTACTGAAGCAAGCGATATTATCCGAGCTGCACTTAAATCATTGAATAAATAAAGATAGACCGAACTCATTATGCAAGACCGTTTAATCAGTGGTTCTGAAAAACCAGAAGATCATTTTGATCGTGCGATTCGCCCAACCTCTCTTGAAGACTATATTGGTCAGCCAGTGGTACGTGAGCAAATGGAAATCTTTATTGGTGCTGCACGAGGTCGGGGTGAAGCACTCGACCATACCTTGATTTTTGGTCCACCGGGTTTAGGTAAAACCACATTAGCGAATATTATCGCGCGCGAAATGGGCGGCAATTTAAAATCTACCTCAGGACCTGTGCTGGAACGAGCTGGTGATTTAGCCGCGATGCTGACCAATTTGGAAGAAGGCGATGTCCTCTTTATTGACGAAATCCATCGTCTATCTCCTGTCATTGAAGAGATTCTTTATCCAGCAATGGAAGATTATCAACTCGATATTATGATTGGCGAGGGTCCAGCTGCTCGTTCAATTAAACTTGATTTACCTGCATTTACCTTAGTTGCTGCAACAACTCGTGCAGGGCTACTCACCTCGCCTTTACGTGACCGTTTCGGCATCGTGCAACGTTTAGAATTCTATTCTGTTGAGGATTTAACCCATATTGTCACTCGTTCGGCAAATCTTATGGATGTTCCGATTACTAAGGAAGGTTCAACTGAAATCGCTAGACGTGCACGTGGTACACCACGTATTGCCAATCGTTTATTACGTCGTGTTCGAGATTATGCGCAAGTGAAAGGCACGGGTGAAGTGACACAAGAGATGGCTCAACGTGCATTGGACATGCTGAATGTAGATAAAGATGGTTTAGATACTTTAGACCGCCGTTATCTCAGTATGTTACTTGAGCGTTTTGAGGGTCGACCGACTGGTGTGGAAGCACTAGCCGCCGCGATGGCAGAAGACAGTGGAACGCTTGAAGATGTGATCGAACCTTATTTGATCCAACAAGGTTATGTCATGCGAACAGCACGTGGTCGTATTGCAACCAATATGGCGTATTTACAGTTTGGTATGACACCGCCTGAATGAAATTATTAGGTTTCTTTTATAAATCCTTTATTTTCTCATTAATAGAAGAAAATAAAGAGAGTCTAAACAATTATGAAAGAAGTCTAATATGTTATTTATTACTATTCCCATCCTCAGACTGACGCAATATCATTCCCTCAATTGCTTGCAGTATGCAGAAATAGGTTAAGGATATGGCTAATCATTTTGAATTTAATATTCGTGTATATATCGAAGATACAGATGCAGGCGGTATTGTTTACCATGCCAATCACATTCGTTTTATGGAACGCACGCGCACTGAATGGTTACGTGCAGCAGGCGTCGATCATTACTGGCATCAACAAGACTACAACTTCGTTGTACATCAAATTCAGGTGAAATATGTACGCCCAATATTAATGGATGACTTAATTACCGTTACAGCACGTGTTATTTCGTGTAAAGCCGCATCTTTTGTGTTGCAACAAAATATTTATCGTGGTGAAATCTTGCTGGCTTCAGGTGAGGTTACGTTGGCGTGTTTAAACAAAGAACTTATGCCGCGTAGACTTCCTGAGGAAATACGTGATCTGATTCAAAAAGAATTAGCACAGGACTAAAAATAAACTTTTCGGCACAGTGACTTATGGCAACTAATTTAGAATCTTCTCTACATATTTCTGACCTGATTTTACAAGCCAGCCCAGTCGTGCAATTGGTCATGCTAATCCTATTACTGGCATCAATTTTTAGCTGGTATTTGATTGCCAAATTACAGATGGGCTTTAAAAAAGCAAGTCAAAATGATGAGCATTTTCAAAAAATGTTCTGGTCAGGTGCCGAATTAAATACGCTCTATAACAACGCTCAGTTAAATTCCAAACGTAACGGCTTAGAAGACATCTTCTATCAGGGTTTGGGTGAGTTTTTTAAACTACAGAAACGCAAAGCAGATACCAATCAAACCATCGAAGGTACTGAACGTATTCTTCGTGTCGGTTTAAGTCGTGATCAAGGTGGTTTAGAACAAGGTTTGGGGGCACTTGCAAGTATCGGCTCTGTTGCGCCTTATATCGGCTTATTCGGCACGGTTTGGGGCATTATGAATGCCTTTATCGGTCTTGCCGCCGTTGATCAAGTGACATTGGCAACCGTAGCACCAGGTATTGCTGAAGCACTT
Proteins encoded in this window:
- the purL gene encoding phosphoribosylformylglycinamidine synthase, translated to MFIVAGASAHSSFKKAQLLNRLASMSSVQSFDSQWVYLFDQALNEQQHQSALQLLNDGQSFELRQAASDEIQILVTPRVGTISPWSSKATDIFQNCNTPIHRLERGLLFTLKGVKEISNEVKLALHDRMTESVFAQIDDAKALFLETAPKPLNSIDILSQGKEALVKANNEFGFALSDEEIDYLVAAFTKLGRNPNDIELMMFAQANSEHCRHKIFGSEWTIDGEKQPLSLFQMIKNTYKESPTDVLSAYKDNASVIVGYDTMRFYPKADENGHFVYKYKSQAAHILMKVETHNHPTAIAPFAGAATGSGGEIRDEGATGRGGKPKAGLTGFTVSNLNIPGFEQPWEDNYGKPSRMASPLQIMIEGPLGGAAFNNEFGRPALNGYFRTFEQNVNGDVKGFHKPIMIAGGYGNIRPDHVEKDAIQPGDLLIVLGGPAMLIGLGGGAASSVDSGTMGESLDFASVQRENPEMERRCQEVIDTCWRLEDFNPIVSVHDVGAGGVSNAMPELVNDHELGAVLNLRKIPSLEPGMSPMEIWSNEAQERYVLAIRPESLEQFEEICARERCPFAVLGEATEARHLTVEDPLFENKPVDIPMQVILGGTPRMQRSYETIERTGNDFDAAKVDLKDAIFRVLKNPTVASKSFLITIGDRSITGMVARDQMVGRWQVPVADAAVTTTSLQGFTGEAMAMGERPPVALLNPAASARLAVAEAITNIACANIEQISDIKLSANWMAAAGQKGEDQALFEGVKAIGMEMCPALGIAIPVGKDSLSMRTTWNDGEDKAVTSPMTGVITAFAPVLDVRKTLTPELKNLADSVLVRIDLSKGQFRLGGSILAQVYKAIGSVTPDVDSFDDFKAFFALIQDWNNRGLIKAYHDIGDGGLLATVAEMMFASRLGVALENQSTESLFAEEIGAVLQITAADWAQLEVEVAASSLKDAIAVVGRVNTTDQLAVNGLTLERAELQQAWAEVSHQIQRLRDNVETADQEFALIADKNHKGLIAQATYDLNEPVEAPFINTRRPNMAILREQGVNGHVEMAAAFDKVGFNTIDVHMSDLLAGRVSLSDFEGLVACGGFSYGDVMGAGGGWAKSVLFNPKLRDQFEQFFHRESTFSLGVCNGCQMMSQLAPLIPGAEHWGRFHRNTSEVFEARAVNVRVEKSVSVLLEDMQGSILPIAVAHGEGRLVATEQQLAALNAENQVILRYVDSLGNPTQHYPLNPNGSPEAITGQTSKDGRATVMMPHPERNFRALQHSWKPEDWAEDGAWLRMFRNARKFIG
- a CDS encoding deoxyguanosinetriphosphate triphosphohydrolase gives rise to the protein MEQMRWLELLSAIRLGSKKSSTELARSPFHKDYDRIIFSQSFRQLNRKTQVHPLTQHDGIHTRLTHSLEVSCIGRSLGMLAAEKIKDELPMWISPADVGAIIQAACLAHDIGNPPFGHAGEYAIREWFDDASHRDFLSQLTPEESADVRQFEGNAQGLRLLSRIDYHPDDGGMRLTCATLGAYLKYPWLSKTIEEQGDTPSHQRAKFGCYQSEKEILKQLAEQLGLIQLGDYHYCRHPLTYLLEAADDICYALIDLEDGIILNMLHYAEVEPIFLNLIADYGYPEELHLPHTTWQQKIAALRGRVMKRLVDEVTTAFAKHHYEIITGQLKGSLLQYCSPDIETGIQTAKNLARDRIFEHPQKSGLEIIAHQSLQTILDAFIPLTMPHKTLSFKEQRLMSILQHSGVNLQNNHYNNIMQVLDIISKFSDHQAYSLAQELQGNKVGFF
- a CDS encoding type II toxin-antitoxin system TacA family antitoxin, translated to MSAYHPRITARVDEQTQALLLQAANLLGMPSLNAFVLSAAIEKAKQVLIQEKSLQLNEKDALALITALDQPIQVHSKLKQAAQHYHQTQE
- a CDS encoding GNAT family N-acetyltransferase is translated as MNIILLDKQQHDRQRFDCKNQVLNQYLNQIASQEAKKDNARTYVLIDPVNPAWIMGFYTLTMTSLDLSSLPQSLQKKHASVHSAGLIARLAVDHRYQKQGLGAILLLDALHRLYQASAIVAFPLVLVDAKDGIAEFYQQYGFQALSQYPNKLFMTMKDIAHNIST
- the ruvA gene encoding Holliday junction branch migration protein RuvA; the encoded protein is MIGCLIGEVFALEAPTVLLNVNGVGYEIDTPLSTFCQLQKGQKVTLWTHLVVREDAQQLYGFSDTQEKIIFRTLLKVNGVGPKMALGILSTLSVDMLIHTVEHGDVKTLVKVPGVGAKTAERLMIELRDRFKAFSSTTVSNNSTSTQIQFTGNSAVAEAEAALQSLGYKPLEAQKLIQAVKADFTEASDIIRAALKSLNK
- the ruvB gene encoding Holliday junction branch migration DNA helicase RuvB — its product is MQDRLISGSEKPEDHFDRAIRPTSLEDYIGQPVVREQMEIFIGAARGRGEALDHTLIFGPPGLGKTTLANIIAREMGGNLKSTSGPVLERAGDLAAMLTNLEEGDVLFIDEIHRLSPVIEEILYPAMEDYQLDIMIGEGPAARSIKLDLPAFTLVAATTRAGLLTSPLRDRFGIVQRLEFYSVEDLTHIVTRSANLMDVPITKEGSTEIARRARGTPRIANRLLRRVRDYAQVKGTGEVTQEMAQRALDMLNVDKDGLDTLDRRYLSMLLERFEGRPTGVEALAAAMAEDSGTLEDVIEPYLIQQGYVMRTARGRIATNMAYLQFGMTPPE
- the ybgC gene encoding tol-pal system-associated acyl-CoA thioesterase, which encodes MANHFEFNIRVYIEDTDAGGIVYHANHIRFMERTRTEWLRAAGVDHYWHQQDYNFVVHQIQVKYVRPILMDDLITVTARVISCKAASFVLQQNIYRGEILLASGEVTLACLNKELMPRRLPEEIRDLIQKELAQD
- the tolQ gene encoding protein TolQ translates to MATNLESSLHISDLILQASPVVQLVMLILLLASIFSWYLIAKLQMGFKKASQNDEHFQKMFWSGAELNTLYNNAQLNSKRNGLEDIFYQGLGEFFKLQKRKADTNQTIEGTERILRVGLSRDQGGLEQGLGALASIGSVAPYIGLFGTVWGIMNAFIGLAAVDQVTLATVAPGIAEALIATAIGLFAAIPAVLAFNHFTAKSESIYSDRALFAEEMVALLQRQAIGSSQEDA